The genomic DNA GATCGAAGGCAGGCAGGCGCGCTGCGCCGCCTTTATCGATGCACTGGCCGACCTGTCCCAACGGTTGGGCATGCAGACGCGCCTGCGCGAAGTCGGCATCCCCGAAACCGCGCTGAACAAGATGGCCTCAGACGCGATGCTCCAGACCCGGTTACTGGTGAACAATCCGCGCGAAATGTCAGAGCAGGACGCACTGGCAGTCTATCGGGCGGCGTGGTGATGGCAGACCCCCGCGCGACCCGCGCCGACTATCGCGTCTTTCGCCAGATCACGACGCGCTGGATGGACAATGACGTTTATGGCCACATGAACAACGTGGTGCATTATTCGCTGTTCGATACTGCGGTGAATGGCTGGCTGATCGAAGGAGGACTGCTTGATCCGAAAACCAGCGACAGCTTTGGCCTCGTCGTGGAAACCGGCTGTAAATATTTCGCTGAGATGGGCTTTCCGGACACGGTTCATGCAGGTCTGAGGATCGGGCATCTCG from Roseovarius pelagicus includes the following:
- a CDS encoding acyl-CoA thioesterase: MADPRATRADYRVFRQITTRWMDNDVYGHMNNVVHYSLFDTAVNGWLIEGGLLDPKTSDSFGLVVETGCKYFAEMGFPDTVHAGLRIGHLGSTSVRFEIGLFRNHEPAASAEGFFVHVYVDRTTRRPSAISGRRRSAFDALMT